In a single window of the Nicotiana tomentosiformis chromosome 8, ASM39032v3, whole genome shotgun sequence genome:
- the LOC138897729 gene encoding uncharacterized protein, with protein sequence MEWSIIHILREENVEADALANLRSSTEMKGSDSGTVIQLLHSIMDVDGYYEVNSTNLVWDWRNKFIEYLRHGKLPEDLRRPGHYVPKQIATAIVDGHLYRKSYQGPLARCLGASEADYVMREVHEGICGNHYGAHSLVLMLIRAGYYWLQIDQDTKTFIQKFDKCQRHA encoded by the coding sequence ATGGAATGGTCTATCATCCACATTCTGAGGGAGGAGAATGTGGAAGCAGATGCACTGGCTAATTTAAGGTCATCCACAGAAATGAAAGGATCTGACTCTGGTACTGTcatccaacttctacattcgataatGGATGTGGACGGTTACTACGAAGTCAATTCAACCAACttagtctgggactggaggaacaagTTCATCGAGTATCTTCGGCATGGTAAATTACCCGAAGATCTGAGGCGTCCCGGGCACTATGTACCAAAGCAAATCGCTACTGCCATCGTGGATGGGCATTTATATAGAAAATCATACCAAGGACCATTGGCCCGGTGTCTGGGGGCCTCAGAGGCGGACTATGTGATGAGGGAAGTCCACGAAGGAATTTGCGGGAACCATTATGGTGCACACTCGTTAGTGCTAATGTTGATTAGGGCAGGTTACTATTGGCTTCAGATAGACCAGGACACAAAGACGTTTATTCAGAAGTTTGATAAATGTCAACGCCATGCATAG